The Salvelinus fontinalis isolate EN_2023a chromosome 34, ASM2944872v1, whole genome shotgun sequence region CATCTTAACCGTTACACCAAAAGATCCGAACCCATTGACGAGGTTGTTAGGTATACCAAGGTTGCTTCAATACGGTACACTCTACAGTCAAGCAAACGTTTGCAGGGCTCATGGTTGTAAGATCTCAAACTCAAGAGAATAATTCTCCACATTTTCGCTCAGATGCAATAGATTTCTTTCAAAATGTTTCCAGATCAAAATCTGTAGtataataaaaaaagaaaacattCACAAGCAGTCCTCAAGAGATTTCTGACTGAGATTATATTCAGGGCTTGCCTGATTGCTAGTCTCTGTTCAGCGTTTACATTCCCCTCCTTGTACTCAGTGTCATTTGCCAAAGATAGCTGTGGGAGTTATCGAATCAGGATCAAATCCTCTGATCTTGTCAAGCTCATTAATGATAGAAAGTTCATATTTGAAGAAAGACCAGTCTCTTTAGCACATGACACTGGTACCAAGACTAATTCAGGGCTAGACGTTCATAGAGAATGCATGTAAATGATGTTCTCACCAGCAGGGCCTGTGCTCCAAGCCGTATAGCCAGTCTCCTGGGCAGACCCATTTTCACCCCCCCGTCAGCAAGCGCTTCTACAGCTGTAAATGCCTATAGGGAGACAAAGACGAACACGCACTTATCATATGCACACTCATCACGTGTGTAAAACACAGTTCAAAATGGTCTCTGGAGATTATACAAGAGAGAAAAGAGTTAACAGAAATGACTAGTCAGCCAGTAGTTTAAGCAGGCATAGTAGGCGTTCTCCTAGGAGCTAGGCAAGGTCCAGTTCTTATAACCAATTAATTGCATGGATGATCATGAAAATAATGAGCTAAAATAGTTTTACAACCCAAAGGTATGGTTGTAGCCCACTGGGCTAGCCTAGGCATTAGCATGAGGAGCTAGTCTTCTGGTGTCAGGAGAGGTCAGTCATCCCACAAGCAGGGTTCACTGAACCACCTCAGTTACAGTGGCAGACATACAAAGCACAATTTAAAATAAGCACATCAGCGTTATCTTGTTGCAGGTGTGTGGGTATGATGTGGTATCTTAAAATAAAGGAGAAACCTGCACACTACTCCTGCTCGTACTGTATCACTTTTAAATCAGTTTATTCAAGCATGTCGGCCTCTTGgccgtcagagcttttgtgatagtcaatgtaaaatacaataaacgcAACCACTCACATAGGCGGGTCCACTGCCACTGAGTCCGGTGACGGCATCgatcaggtcctcctccacctccgTGCAGTAGCCCACACTGGCCATCAGCTGCTCCAGCAGCCTCCCGTCCTCTAGCTCGGCGTGGGTACCCGTGGCGTAGACCGTGGCTCCCTCCCGAACCACCACTGGGGTGTTGGTCATGCATCGCATCACCTTGGGGAACGGGCGGTACTGGAGCAGCTTCTGCAAAGGGCAGGGGGAGAATAACACAGACGTTAAGATTACTTGATATAAACATGAGAAAAAGCTTCATGAAAACGGTCTCTGCAGTGACACTTCCTTTTTGAATACGTTTTTTTTAAACTTGCATTGACTTGGATATGTGGTTGTGTGGGGGCCAACCCAGatacaagtatgtggacaccccttcaaattagtgaatttggctatttcagccacacccgttgctgacaggtgtataaaattgagcacacagccatgcaatctccatagacagacattggcagtagaacggcGCGTagtcctttccaacaagtcagttcgtcaaatttctgccctcctagagttgccccggtcaactgaaagtgctgttattgtgaagtggaaccgcctagaagcaacaacggctcagccgcaaagtggtcggccacacaagctcatagaacgggaccaccgagtgctgaagcgagtagcgtataaaaatcctctgtcctcggttgcaacactcactaacgagttccaaactgcctctggaagaaacgTCAGAACAATAACTGTTcgacgggagcttcatgaaatgggtttccatggccgagcagccgcacacaagcctaagatcaccatgcgcaatgccaagcgtcgactggagtggtttaaagctcgcagccattggactctggagcagtggagatgcgttctctggagtgatgcatcacgcttcaccatctggcagacaAATCTGTGGGGGaaatcaactccatattaatgctcatgattttggaatgagatgttcgacgagcaggtgcccacatacttttggacATGTAGTGTATATCCTTACTCATCTTTGCTTACAATCACATCATAAATAACCTGCCTAATGACTCACAACTTCAACATGTTCTAAAAGTAGGCAAGTGTTTTCCATCATTCTCTGTGCCCCAGATTACACAGGACACAGAATTCTCAGAGGCCTCATCTCGTGACAATCCAACCTTGAACGGTCTCAAACTGCTGAATCTCACTCTATGTACCGAAAGTAGAAGATGTCTCACTGTTACCATGTTCAATTGAAAGTTGTATCAGGTTCAAATCAACCAACATCTGTAATGATGCATGTACACAGCATCCAGAATGACTATATAATGTTGACACTCAGAAGAATCATTTGCCTTTGAGCCATGCCTTTTCAGCCATCTTGCTTTTGGCCTTTTTCACATGACCACTTGTCACCGAAAGCTCTGTATTAAAACATTTACTTCCACCAGATcctagaagtctagtctcctctTACCTTTTCAAAGTCAACTTACTACTGCAGAATTACAGCTTACGGTTGTTTTTAACCTACCACTCGCACACTGACTGGaaactgctctggataagagcgtctgctaacgGACTAAAATGTAATGCAAATGTCACTAAGACACGGGTTAAGTTAACGACAAATACCACTGAGCTACGGTATCGAAGGTACATTTTTGTTTAGAAGTAGTGTATTAGGCACATCCAGTAACTTGCAGGTGCAGCATACAAAAGTAAAAGACAATATAGAAAGATAAGATACCCACAAACAGTTGCAGTTCCAGTTTTATTGTGCAACATTAAGAACCAAGACCTTTCTGGCATTACGAAAAGCTTGATTTTGCTGTTTTGTGGTCTGGTTCTCTCAAATATCACAGTATGAATCTATCCTGATTCTCTATTTGTCAGTCTCTTGTGAGAGCGCATGACTGTTCAACAGATTGCAGTGTGCGGCAGCTTTCCCAGTATCAGAACAGAGGGCTGAGGTATTTTCAGCAGGAACAGAATGGAAAGGCGATTCATGTTGTAGCAGCCGGAAGTTGCTATGTCCTAGGGCTATGTGAGACCAGAGCACAGTAGTGACAGAGGGCAGGGAGAGAATCTCAATGGCATTTCATTGATTTCTTGCGTCCTCTCACCTCcttcaattgagattctcccagggagaggagagggacttctgacctcatccaatgggttttgaggacgacgagagaggacgcgaggaatcaaggaaatgcaattTAGATTCTGGAACTGGAAGCCTCAGGTTAGGCTATAACAGAGGGCTGTAGCTTCATTGATCTGACAGGATGTAACAAGTTATTTCAAAGCAGGATTCCACCAGAATGCTTTCACCTATCCAATCATATCAGGGGCTTGTTCAATAGGCACCAATCGTAAGAAAACCAGTGAGATACTTTTTCAATAAGAAATATAAAATTcagttctgttgcaaaacgttccGTTCTGTGcgctaatgaacacgacccagatcCGTagttcagtactgagagagagaaagcaccaGCTAAAGTCAACTTTCATTGgatttcacatttacatttaagtcatttagcagacgctcttatccagagcgacttacaaattggaaagttcatacatattcatcctggtccccccgtgggaattgaaccctggtccccccgtgggaattgaacccacaaccctggcgttgcaagcgccatgctctaccaactgagccacacgggaccgattCACAGTATGAATCTATCCTGATTTTGTATTTTTGTCACTCTTccgttttctgttgcaaaacatttctaaAGATCTGTAAATAAGTAGAGAGAGAAAGCTCTAGCTACAGTCGACTTTCACTGGACTCCAAACTGACCTTCTCAATGGAGCTGATGGTGACACCAGCTGCACAGGACACAATGAGGTGGCGGTCCTCAATGTCCGGTCCGATCTCATCCAACACGAAGGGGATGATGTGTGGTTTGACAGCCAGAAACAGAACGTCACTCTTGTTCACCACCTCCTTGTTGCTGGTTGTGAGATTGACACCCATTTTCTGTGTAGAAGAGAACAGACAGTGTTGATCGTTACCCCTCAGTATGACAGCATTTCTAAAATATCATTGAAATGAACAAATGTATTATTCTGTGcctttctctcactctgtgtgtgtgtgtgatttcatTTGAGTGTAGCCGATGCGAGATGGTAATAGATATGCTGTAACTGAGGAAACTTATTCCCACAAACCCCAATGACTGATCCATTCTACTCACCCGCAGTCCTGACACTGTGGGAAGATCTGTGTCTGGGGAGCTGGCAGTAATCCTCTGGGTGGCAATGACACCTGCAGGGATGGGAGAGGGGAAAATCAACCGGAATACCCTGTTGGCTGTGTTTCGGACACTGGTGGCCAGCCTTGGCTGTGTTTCGGACACTGGTGGCCAGCCTTGGCTGTGTTTCGGACACTGGTATAATCTAAAGACGAAACATTTGTATACAAATAAAACAAAAACTAGCAAATCAGGCCTGAAAACAAACAAACTAAActtcaaataaaaatgtaactaatagaaataaaaatatttttaaaaactataataaccttggatCAGCATGGTCAGACCAGCTTGACCAAGACCATGCTGGACCAGCTTGGTCACCAGCATAAGCTGGTATGTGTCTGAAACACAGCGAAGGTTGGTCACCAGCAAAAGCATCTCTAGACCATGCTGGTAAACTAGCATAACCAGACCATGCCAGTCAGACTAGCTTAACCAGCATCAGACCAGCTAAACATTTGTGCTGGTCTATGCTGTTTTTTTCAGCAGGGCACTGAAGTGGTTTTAACACAGAATACATTCCAATCATTAAATCACTATACATTCATTTGGATGTTCGAACTTCATATATGACAATATAGCTTGCTTACAGCCGCAATAGGGTCGGACAGCATTCCTGTGTATATTAAGACACGGTGGAGCCAGCTTGAGATAgtacctcaatccagggatgagaaatgCGCTGTACTCCGAATTGTCCTGTTATATAGATAAGATTGAATGACTGCTAAAAACGAGCAGCCGTTCAATTTTCTCTGTGTAAGAGTTGGGATAACTGGAACATTCAGAGTAAAAACGTGTTTCTGGATTGTGGTATGTTTTCTGTGCCATATCTCACTCCAGCTCTGCAGTGTCTTAATATACACATGAATGCTGTCCGACCTTAGTGCAGCTGTAAGCAAGTGGTTCGGATCTGCCAGGTACTGAAAGTAATGCTTAGTTGGTTACCTGCAGCGGTGAATCCCTTCACCAAAGCATGGGCCAACTGACCCGCTCCGATGAACCCCACGCTCATTCTGAAGTTTCTGATGTTGCTGTGAtggcaaatcaaatgtatttataaagcccttcttacatcagctgatatctcaaagtgctgcacagaaacccagcctaaaatcccaaacagaaagcaatgcaggtgtagatgtAGAAGGCAAAGAACACTGGTAATATCAAGAGACACACAGGTATATGCCATTCACATAACCTGTCCACCCGCCTTGTgtaaacaacaaagaatatgtACCATTTACAGTAAACCGTAGTTACTTCCTGATAACAAATGGAATCACAACACATGCAGTTATGACACAGTTGAAGCAATGCCGACAGCTGCCTGCAACGAAGTAACGTTAGCCTAAATATTTGACAGACGAATCAAACTTACGGATGTTGCGACGATGTATAAATTGTTTCCTTTTCCAATGTTGCCGCCAAACATATAATTCAACAGAGTTACAGTTGTAACCGCGTTAACAAAGTTTCCACCCCAAAAACCGACTATGATAATGACATGCAACGTGACCAATAGACTGAGAGAGTCGCTAAACGTCTAACCAATGCCGGTGGCAGCGTTCCTTTATTGTGCAGTTATGGGTGGGCTCTGTACGCTGTGTACAGCCAGTTGCATCAGCCTTGCAACTAGAGTGGGCGTGGAGAAGAAATCTCTGGGTTACGTTTCAGATCATGCCCTTCTAGTAGCTGAACCCGGAAGAgcattcattattagagagtaaAAGCGCTGTTCTTTTATTCACTGCCTTAACACATCGATTTGTTAGTGATAACATGTACTATCAAGGTATTTGCTTCTCTATTTCAGGACACTAATCCTGAAAGGCAGAGGCCTATTATAATTCACTCATACATTAGGGAATTATAATGTTGAGATGGTGTTTTCACCATTTAAACGGTAGCCTAGTACCAGCTTTGTTTTGGGTGTCAGTTGAGGACAGGTGAGGACAGAACAGTTTGAACAGAGCCATCATGGTTTCTTGGCCCCCATTAATCCTAGTCCATTCTTCATTTAAAGTGCATTTTAGTCCAGTAAACCAGTCCATACCTCACAGGCTATAATGCTATAAAAATGTAAGATCACAGAACAGCATTTTGTGTCAGAAACAAAATCTAATATATCTGATTGACTAGATGCATCAGTAATGTTCATGCCTATTACTAGCTAGTCTGCAGCCTACTGTTCATGAAGGgagagacaaggggagagagattATTACTAGCTAGTCTGCAGCCTACTGTTCATGAAGGgagagacaaggggagagagattATTACTAGCTAGTCTGCAGCCTACTGTTCATGAAGGgagagacaaggggagagagattATTACTAGCTAGTCTGCAGCCTACTGTTCAtgaagggagagacgaggggagagaGATTATTACTAGCTAGTCTGCAGCCTACTGTTCATGAAGGGAGAGACAAGGGGACAGAGATTATTACTAGCTAGTCTGCAGCCTACTGTTCATGAAGGgagagacaaggggagagagattATTACTAGCTAGTCTGCAGCCTACTGTTCAtgaagggagagacgaggggacagaGATTATTACTAGCTAGTCTGCAGCCTACTGTTCAtgaagggagagacgaggggacagaGATTATTACTAGCTAGTCTGCAGCCTACTATTCATGAAGGgagagacaaggggagagagattATTACTAGCTAGTCTGCAGCCTACTGTTCATGAAGGgagagacaaggggagagagattATTACTAGCTAGTCTGCAGCCTACTGTTCATGAAGGGAGATACAAGGGGAGAGAGATTATTACTAGCTAGTCTGCAGCCTACTGTTCATGAAGGgagagacaaggggagagagattATTACTAGCTAGTCTGCAGCCTACTGTTCATGAAGGgagagacaaggggagagagattATTACTAGCTAGTCTGCAGCCTACTGTTCATGAAGGgagagacaaggggagagagattATTACTAGCTAGTCTGCAGCCTACTGTTCATGAAGGGAGAGACAAGGGGACAGAGATTATTACTAGCTAGTCTGCAGCCTACTGTTCATGAAGGGAGAGACAAGGGGACAGAGATTATTACTAGCTAGTCTGCAGCCTACTGTTCAtgaagggagagacgaggggagagaGATTATTACTAGCTAGTCTGCAGCCTACTGTTCATGAAGGGAGAGACAAGGGGACAGAGATTATTACTAGCTAGTCTGCAGCCTACTGTTCATGAAGGGAGAGACAAGGGGACAGAGATTATTACTAGCTAGTCTGCAGCCTACTGTTCATGAAGGGAGAGACAAGTGGAGAGAGATTATTACTAGCTAGTCTGCAGCCTACTGTTCATGAAGGgagagacaaggggagagagattATTACTAGCTAGTCTGCAGCCTACTGTTCATGAAGGGAGATACAAGGGGAGAGAGATTATTACTAGCTAGTCTGCAGCCTACTGTTCATGaagggagagacaaagggagagagattaTTACTAGCTAGTCTGCAGCCTACTGTTCATGAAGGgagagacaaggggagagagattATTACTAGCTAGTCTGCAGCCTACTGTTCATGAAGGGAGAGACAAGGGGACAGAGATTATTACTAGCTAGTCTGCAGCCTACTGTTCATGAAGGgagagacaaggggagagagattATTACTAGCTAGTCTGCAGCCTACTGTTCATGAAGGGAGAGACAAGGGGACAGAGATTATTACTAGCTAGTCTGCAGCCTACTGTTCATGAAGGgagagacaaggggagagagattATTACTAGCTAGTCTGCAGCCTACTGTTCAtgaagggagagacgaggggacagaGATTATTACTTGCTAGTCTGCAGCCTACTGTTCATGAAGGgagagacaaggggagagagattATTACTAGCTAGTCTGCAGCCTACTGTTCATGAAGGGAGAGACAATGGGAGAGAGATTATTACTAGCTAGTCTGCAGCCTACTGTTCATGAAGGgagagacaaggggagagagattATTACTAGCTAGTCTGCAGCCTACTGTTCATGAAGGGAGAGACAAGGGGACAGAGATTATTACTAGCTAGTCTGCAGCCTACTATTCATGAAGGgagagacaaggggagagagattATTACTAGCTAGTCTGCAGCCTACTGTTCATGAAGGGAGAGACAAGGGGACAGAGATTATTACTAGCTAGTCTGCAGCCTACTGTTCATGAAGGgagagacaaggggagagagattATTACTAGCTAGTCTGCAGCCTACTGTTCAtgaagggagagacgaggggacagaGATTATTACTTGCTAGTCTGCAGCCTACTGTTCATGAAGGgagagacaaggggagagagattATTACTAGCTAGTCTGCAGCCTACTGTTCATGAAGGGAGAGACAATGGGAGAGAGATTATTACTAGCTAGTCTGCAGCCTACTGTTCATGAAGGgagagacaaggggagagagattATTACTAGCTAGTCTGCAGCCTACTGTTCATGAAGGGAGAGACAAGGGGACAGAGATTATTACTAGCTAGTCTGCAGCCTACTATTCATGAAGGgagagacaaggggagagagattATTACTAGCTAGTCTGCAGCCTACTGTTCATGAAGGgagagaca contains the following coding sequences:
- the pycr1a gene encoding pyrroline-5-carboxylate reductase 1a; this translates as MSVGFIGAGQLAHALVKGFTAAGVIATQRITASSPDTDLPTVSGLRKMGVNLTTSNKEVVNKSDVLFLAVKPHIIPFVLDEIGPDIEDRHLIVSCAAGVTISSIEKKLLQYRPFPKVMRCMTNTPVVVREGATVYATGTHAELEDGRLLEQLMASVGYCTEVEEDLIDAVTGLSGSGPAYAFTAVEALADGGVKMGLPRRLAIRLGAQALLGAAKMLLDSEQHPGQLKDNVCSPGGATIHALHVMESGGFRALLINAVEASCIRTRELQFLADQEKISPAAIKKTTLDKVLQQPGVGTGVGVRTGSGISLFNSSNPRHKK